The stretch of DNA TGAGTAGGGCGCAGTATGGCCGAACGATTGCATGCTCATCTGGTGCCACCTTTGTTAAGCACAGTTAGGCGACGGGTGGCTTAAGCCGCCTGCCGCCAGGACCGGCGCCAAGCGAGCGGCGTTTCGGAAACGAACCGCCGGAACAACCGGGTGAGGTGAGCCTGGTCGGTCAGGCCGCACGCATCCGAGATCGTGCTCAGCGTATCGGTCGTGGTCATCATGAGCATCTGGGCATGCGCGATGCGCCTGCGCGTGATGTAGGTATGTGCGGTTTCGCCCATGCTCACCTTGAATGCGCGGCAGAAGTGACCGTTGCTCACTCGGGCGATCCTGGCGAGGTCGGCGATGGCGATCGTCGAATTCAAGTTTCGTTCGATATGATCGGCGATGATCCGGATCTGCCATGCCGCGAGCCCCCCGCGGACCGCCTGTGGCCTCGCCGCAGGCGTCGCGTGCAGATGCTGGGGCTCGACCTCCGCAGGGCGAAGCAGCCCTTCGAGCTGCCGCAGGCATTCCCGCGCCTCGTCGATGTCGTAGTCCAGAGCGGCCTGGGCGCCACGAATGAGCGTCGCCGCTGCCATGCCTTGCTGTTGCAGAACCGGATTTGCGAGCATGTCAGCTATCTCCGAATGTTGGCTGATCTAACCTGAAGCTGAAGGGGGATCCCCTTCGAAGCCACCGGTTGGGTACCACAGCGGATTTGGTTCCGACTTTCATACGGAGGTATGACTTTGTGCGTTTTCTGCGTGCTGAGGCCGCGCCGGATCCTGGAGAACGGTCAGCGCCGAAGGATCGCAGAGCGGCCTTGACGGATACCGGCCACGATGTTTGTCCAGCAGGCGAGATGGCGAGTGCCAAGGCATGACCGCCCGAAGGCCAGCTAGACGCTCGGGCGACAACGTGAGTATGCGGACAAGTCCCGCAGGCCTCACGCGAACTGCGCCCGTATGCGCGTTTCGCCGTTCGCTGGACTGCCGAGCGTCCACGGTCATTCTGGAGTGAGCAGACGCCCTCGCGGATCAGCTGGTCCGGCGGGGCCATGCGCGTGCGATGATCCGTCGGCCGCGGGG from Sphingomonas faeni encodes:
- a CDS encoding helix-turn-helix domain-containing protein, giving the protein MAAATLIRGAQAALDYDIDEARECLRQLEGLLRPAEVEPQHLHATPAARPQAVRGGLAAWQIRIIADHIERNLNSTIAIADLARIARVSNGHFCRAFKVSMGETAHTYITRRRIAHAQMLMMTTTDTLSTISDACGLTDQAHLTRLFRRFVSETPLAWRRSWRQAA